Genomic DNA from Streptococcus uberis:
TAGGTCCTGGTTCACTTTTCACCTCAATATTGCCAAATTTAGTGATTCCAGAAATTAATGAAGCGCTTAGAACGACTAAAGCAGAGGTTGTCTACATTTGCAACATCATGACACAACATGGTGAAACAGAACACTTTTCTGATGCTGATCACCTCGCTGTATTAAATAAACATTTGGGGCAAGACCTAATCGATACAGTCTTAGTTAATATTGAACAGGTCCCTAAAGCTTATATGAACAGTAACAAATTCGATGAATATTTGGTCCAAGTTGAGCATGATTTTCAGGGCTTGCGCAATGAGGCTAAAAAAATCATTTCCTCCAATTTCTTACGTTTGGAAAATGGCGGAGCTTTTCATGATGGTGATTTAGTTGTAGAAGAATTGATGAACTTAGTAAGGGAAAGACAGTTATGAGTTTCACGACAAAGGTTAAAGAGGAATTAATCCATCAATCCACAACTGATAAGAAAGAACTATCTGCTATTATCAAACTTTCTGGAAGTTTAAGCTTAAATCAACAAGCTCTAACCCTTGCTATTACAACGGAAAATGCGAAAATAGCACGCTATATCTATTCTCTTTTTGAAAGTTATTACGCGATTCAACCCGAGATTAAATATCACCAGAAGACAAATCTTAAGAAAAATCGTGTCTACACCGTTTTGATTAACCAAATGGTGGATAAGATTCTATCTGATTTAAAGCTGGCAGATTCATTTTTTGGACTTGAGACAGGTATTGAGTCGGAAGTGTTAACAGATGATGAACTTGGCAGATTTTATTTAAAAGGTGCATTTTTGGCATCTGGCACTGTAAGAGATCCAGAATCTGGAAAATACCAATTGGAAATTTATTCTGTCTATCTTGACCATGCACAAGATTTAGCTAAATTACTTCATAAGTTTATGCTTGATGCCAAGACAATTGAGCATAAAAGTGGCGCAATAACCTATCTTCAGAAAGCTGAGGATATTATGGACTTTCTCATTGTTATTGGAGCAATGGAGAGTAAAGATGCTTTTGAATCTGTAAAACTTTTACGAGAAGCACGTAATGATATTAATAGAGCTAATAATGCTGAAACAGCAAATATCGCCAAAACAATCAAGGCAAGCATGAAAACCATCAACAATATTGTAAAAATCATGGAAACTGTTGGTCTCGAAAGTTTGCCCATTGAATTACAACAAATTGCTCAAATGCGTATTAATCATCCGGATTATTCTATTCAGGATATTGCGGATCATTTAGAGTTTCCCTTATCAAAGAGTGGCGTTAATCACCGCTTACGAAAACTCAATAAAATTGCAGATGATTTGTAACAACTATGATGACCTCATAAGGCTATAGAAAAATAAATAGAAAAAGGATAGGAGAATATCAAATGGGTTGCACTACTATACTAGTTGGAAAAAAAGCTTCTTACGATGGCTCAACCTTGGTTGCTCGTACGGAAGACTCTGCGAATGGTGATTTCACGCCCAAAAAAATGGCATTAATGACAGCGGAAAACCATCC
This window encodes:
- the whiA gene encoding DNA-binding protein WhiA — protein: MSFTTKVKEELIHQSTTDKKELSAIIKLSGSLSLNQQALTLAITTENAKIARYIYSLFESYYAIQPEIKYHQKTNLKKNRVYTVLINQMVDKILSDLKLADSFFGLETGIESEVLTDDELGRFYLKGAFLASGTVRDPESGKYQLEIYSVYLDHAQDLAKLLHKFMLDAKTIEHKSGAITYLQKAEDIMDFLIVIGAMESKDAFESVKLLREARNDINRANNAETANIAKTIKASMKTINNIVKIMETVGLESLPIELQQIAQMRINHPDYSIQDIADHLEFPLSKSGVNHRLRKLNKIADDL